In Chionomys nivalis chromosome 24, mChiNiv1.1, whole genome shotgun sequence, one genomic interval encodes:
- the Etfdh gene encoding electron transfer flavoprotein-ubiquinone oxidoreductase, mitochondrial: MLVRLAKLSCPVYQCFDALKIKKKCLPLCATRWSSTSAVPQITTHYTVHPREKDKRWEGVNMERFAEEADVVIVGAGPAGLSAAIRLKQLAAEHGKDLRVCLVEKAAQIGAHTLSGACLDPVAFNELFPDWKEKGAPLNTPVTEDRFAILTEKHRIPVPILPGLPMNNHGNYIVRLGHLVSWMGEQAEALGVEVYPGYAAAEVLYHEDGSVKGIATNDVGIQKDGAPKTTFERGLELHAKVTVFAEGCHGHLAKQLYKKFDLRASCDPQTYGIGLKELWIIDEKKWRPGRVDHTVGWPLDRHTYGGSFLYHLNEGEPLVALGLVVGLDYQNPYLSPFREFQRWKHHPSIQPTLEGGKRIAYGARALNEGGLQSIPKLTFPGGLLIGCSPGFMNVPKIKGTHTAMKSGSLAAESIFNQLNSENLQSKTAGLHVTEYEENLKKSWVWKELHAVRNIRPSCHGILGVYGGMIYTGIFYWILRGMEPWTLKHKGSDSDRLKPAKDCTPIEYPKPDGQISFDLLSSVALSGTNHEHDQPAHLTLKDDSIPVNRNLSIYDGPEQRFCPAGVYEFVPLEQGDGFRLQINAQNCVHCKTCDIKDPSQNINWVVPEGGGGPAYNGM; this comes from the exons TGTATCAGTGCTTTGATgccttaaaaattaagaaaaagtgcCTACCTCTGTGTGCTACAAGATGGTCTTCAACGTCTGCTGTGCCTCAGATTACCACCCACTACACTGTTCATCCCCGGGAGAAAGACAAACGGTGGGAAG GAGTGAACATGGAGAGGTTTGCAGAAGAAGCAGATGTGGTAATAGTTGGTGCCGGCCCTGCAGGGCTCTCTGCGGCTATCCGTCTGAAGCAGCTGGCTGCTGAGCATGGGAAGGACCTCCGTGTGTGTCTGGTGGAGAAGGCCGCTCAGATAGGAGCTCATACGCTCTCAGGGGCCTGCCTTGATCCAGTTGCTTTCAACGAGCTCTTCCCAGACTGGAAGGAGAAGGGG GCTCCACTTAACACTCCTGTAACGGAAGACAGATTTGCCATTttgacagagaaacacagaatcCCCGTGCCGATCCTTCCAG GTCTTCCGATGAACAATCATGGCAATTACATTGTACGCCTAGGACATCTAGTGAGCTGGATGGGGGAGCAGGCAGAGGCTCTTGGAGTTGAAGTGTACCCTGGATATGCTGCTGCTGAG GTCCTTTATCATGAAGATGGCAGTGTGAAAGGAATTGCCACTAATGATGTAGGAATACAAAAGGATGGCGCACCAAAG ACAACATTTGAGAGGGGACTAGAACTACATGCCAAAGTCACAGTCTTTGCAGAGGGTTGCCATGGACACCTAGCCAAGCAGCTCTATAAGAAGTTTGACCTGAGGGCCAGCTGTGATCCCCAGACTTATGGAATTGGTTTGAAGGAG ttATGGATTATTGATGAGAAGAAGTGGAGGCCTGGCAGAGTAGACCACACTGTCGGCTGGCCCTTGGATAGACACACGTATGGAGGCTCTTTCCTTTATCATTTAAATGAAGGTGAACCTCTAGTAGCTCTTGGTCTTGTG gTGGGTCTCGACTATCAGAATCCATACCTGAGTCCATTCAGAGAGTTCCAGAGGTGGAAGCACCACCCCAGCATCCAGCCCACACTGGAAGGTGGGAAGAGGATCGCCTACGGAGCCCGGGCACTCAATGAAGGCGGCTTGCAG TCTATTCCAAAACTCACTTTTCCCGGTGGCTTACTAATTGGTTGTAGCCCTGGCTTCATGAATGTTCCCAAGATCAAAGGTACCCACACAGCAATGAAAAGTGGAAGTTTGGCAGCAGAATCAATTTTTAATCAACTAAATAGTGAAAATCTCCAATCAAAGACTGCAG GACTTCATGTAACTGAGTATGAGGAGAATTTGAAGAAATCTTGGGTATGGAAAGAGCTACATGCTGTTAGGAATATAAGACCATCCTGCCATGGGATACTGGGAGTATATGGAGGGATGATTTACACTGGAATATTTTACTGGATATTAAGAGGAATGGAGCCATGGACTCTAAAACATAAag GTTCCGATTCTGATAGGCTCAAACCAGCTAAGGATTGTACACCCATTGAGTATCCAAAACCCGATGGACAGATCAGTTTTGACCTCTTATCATCTGTGGCTCTGAGTGGTACTAATCATGAACATGATCAGCCAGCACATTTAACCTTAAAGGACGACAGCATACCTGTCAATAGAAATCTGTCAATCTATGACGGGCCCGAGCAGCGATTCTGCCCTGCAG gagttTATGAATTTGTTCCTTTGGAACAAGGTGATGGATTTCGATTACAGATAAACGCTCAGAACTGTGTGCATTGTAAAACATGTGATATCAAAGACCCAAGTCAGAATATTAACTGGGTGGTGCCAGAAGGTGGAGGAGGACCTGCTTATAATGGCATGTAA